In Candidatus Limnocylindrales bacterium, a single window of DNA contains:
- a CDS encoding ABC-F family ATP-binding cassette domain-containing protein, producing MIRLDQISMQHGRQILFLEAGAAIHRGEKVGLVGPNGAGKSTIFRLITGQEQPDDGSVSIDRGVTVGYFSQDVGEMSGRTVVAEVMDGAGPVSEVAAELARLEHDLADPEKADRMDKLIERYGDVQSRFEELGGYELEARAREVLAGLGFSAEMVDGDVGLLSGGWKMRVALARILLMRPSAMLLDEPSNHLDLESLIWLENFLKAYDGALLMTSHDREFLNRIVTRILEIDGGELVSYSGNYDFYEAQRELAQAQAQAAYERQQAKLAKEMRFIERFKAQAAKAAQVQSRVKQLDKIEKLEPPKRRATLTFDFPPYPRSGDDVVKIEHLDKRYGSRVVYDGLDLTIRRGERWAVMGVNGAGKSTLLKLVAGESQPDGGVVKIGAAVRMGYFAQHAMEVLRPDRTVLQTLEDSFPLAGGGVLRTLAGCFGFPGDDVDKPCRILSGGEKARLVIARILYDRPNFLVLDEPTNHLDMATKDMLVRALAGYEGTMLFVSHDRRFLADVSNRILELSAEGPLPFGGGYREYVEASGHEAPGLC from the coding sequence ATGATCCGCCTCGACCAGATCAGCATGCAGCACGGCCGCCAGATCCTGTTCCTGGAGGCCGGTGCCGCCATCCATCGCGGCGAGAAGGTGGGACTGGTCGGGCCGAACGGCGCGGGCAAGTCGACGATCTTCCGCCTCATCACCGGCCAGGAGCAGCCCGACGACGGCAGCGTCTCCATCGATCGCGGCGTGACGGTCGGGTACTTCAGCCAGGACGTCGGCGAGATGTCCGGACGCACCGTGGTCGCCGAAGTCATGGATGGAGCGGGGCCGGTTTCGGAGGTCGCGGCCGAGCTGGCCCGGCTCGAGCACGATCTGGCCGATCCGGAAAAGGCCGACCGCATGGACAAGCTCATCGAGCGCTACGGCGACGTGCAGTCGCGTTTCGAGGAGCTTGGCGGCTACGAGCTGGAGGCGCGCGCCCGCGAGGTGCTGGCAGGCCTCGGCTTCTCCGCCGAAATGGTGGACGGCGACGTGGGTCTGCTCTCGGGCGGCTGGAAGATGCGCGTGGCGCTGGCGCGCATCCTGCTGATGCGTCCTTCCGCGATGCTGCTGGACGAGCCGTCCAACCACCTCGACCTCGAATCGCTGATCTGGCTCGAGAACTTCCTGAAGGCCTACGACGGCGCGCTGCTGATGACGTCGCACGACCGCGAATTCCTCAACCGCATCGTCACGCGAATCCTCGAGATCGACGGCGGCGAGCTGGTCAGCTATTCGGGCAACTACGACTTCTACGAAGCGCAGCGCGAGCTGGCGCAGGCCCAGGCGCAGGCCGCCTACGAGCGCCAGCAGGCCAAGCTGGCCAAGGAGATGCGCTTCATCGAACGCTTCAAGGCGCAGGCGGCCAAGGCCGCGCAGGTGCAGTCGCGCGTCAAGCAGCTCGACAAGATCGAGAAGCTCGAGCCGCCCAAACGCCGTGCCACGCTGACGTTCGATTTTCCGCCGTATCCGCGCTCGGGCGACGACGTCGTCAAGATCGAGCACCTCGACAAGCGTTATGGCAGCAGGGTCGTCTATGACGGTCTGGATCTGACCATCCGCCGCGGCGAGCGTTGGGCGGTGATGGGCGTCAACGGCGCCGGCAAGTCGACGCTGCTCAAGCTGGTGGCGGGCGAGAGCCAGCCCGACGGCGGCGTTGTCAAGATCGGCGCGGCGGTGCGCATGGGCTATTTCGCGCAGCACGCCATGGAAGTGCTGCGGCCGGATCGGACGGTGCTGCAGACTCTCGAGGATTCGTTTCCTCTGGCCGGCGGCGGAGTGCTGCGCACGCTGGCAGGCTGCTTCGGCTTTCCGGGCGACGACGTCGACAAGCCGTGCAGGATCCTTTCCGGCGGCGAGAAGGCGCGCCTGGTGATCGCGCGCATCCTCTACGACCGCCCCAACTTCCTGGTTCTCGATGAGCCGACCAACCACCTGGACATGGCGACCAAGGACATGCTGGTGCGGGCGCTCGCCGGCTATGAGGGCACCATGCTGTTCGTCTCGCACGACCGGCGCTTCCTGGCCGACGTGTCCAACCGCATTCTCGAGCTGAGCGCCGAAGGGCCTCTTCCCTTCGGCGGCGGCTATCGCGAGTACGTCGAGGCCAGCGGGCACGAAGCTCCCGGCCTGTGCTGA
- a CDS encoding DUF6789 family protein — protein sequence MNYAHIIPRAMAAGFVGTLLVTIAVYAFAAVGYPQSGLTELFGGILFENEPERFSWSWWVMMAWHFNFGAVLFPHIYAMFLSRELPGAPWQKGLLMGLGLATLVELLFKPLFGMGLFSGQLPNPAIAVFASYLVHAIYGVTLGAITGEVQHPSEKAVDERAAHHHRGMHLRPH from the coding sequence ATGAACTACGCCCATATCATCCCTCGCGCGATGGCAGCCGGCTTTGTCGGCACCCTGCTCGTCACCATTGCCGTGTACGCATTCGCTGCCGTCGGCTATCCGCAGTCGGGACTGACCGAGCTGTTCGGCGGCATCCTCTTCGAGAACGAGCCCGAGCGCTTCAGTTGGAGCTGGTGGGTGATGATGGCCTGGCACTTCAATTTCGGCGCAGTGCTGTTCCCGCACATCTACGCGATGTTTCTCAGCCGCGAGCTGCCGGGTGCGCCCTGGCAGAAGGGCCTGCTGATGGGCCTCGGCCTGGCGACGCTGGTCGAACTGCTGTTCAAGCCGCTGTTCGGCATGGGACTGTTCTCGGGCCAGCTTCCCAATCCTGCGATCGCCGTCTTCGCGTCCTATCTCGTGCACGCAATCTACGGCGTCACGCTCGGCGCCATCACCGGCGAGGTGCAGCACCCGTCCGAAAAGGCGGTCGACGAGCGCGCGGCGCACCATCATCGCGGCATGCATCTGCGGCCGCACTGA